One Novosphingobium sp. 9U genomic window, TTGGCGTCGATCACGAACATCACGTCCGGGATGCCGCCCATGTCGCGAATGCCGCCGAGCGAAAGCTCCAGCTTGTCGCGCTCACGGGTGAGCTGAAGGATTTCCTTCTTGGTCAGGCCGTGGGTATCGCCCGAGAGCTGCTCTTCCAGGCTCTTAAGGCGCTTGATCGAGCCCGAGATCGTCTTCCAGTTGGTGAGCATGCCGCCCAGCCAGCGGTGGTTGACGAAGTGCTGGCCGCAGGCGCGAGCCGCCTGAGCGATAGGCTCTTGCGCCTGACGCTTGGTGCCAACGAACAGCACCTTGCCGCCGGCCTGAACCGTCGACTGGATGAAGTCGAGCGCGCGCGCAAACAGCGGCACGGTCTGCGACAGGTCGATGATGTGGATGCCGTTGCGGGCGCCGAAGATGTACGGCTTCATCCGCGGGTTCCAGCGATGGGTCTGGTGGCCGAAGTGCGAGCCGGCCTCGATCAATTGCTGCATGGTGACGACAGGAGCCGCCATAGATAATTCCTTTCCGGTTGAAGGTCTTCACCTGAAGACCTGCCTCTGGGACGCTGGAACCGTGCGGAGACCCCGCTGCGGCACCGGTATGTGGTGCGTCCCATGTGGATTCGCCGTTGCCCTTGCCACCCGTGAATCGGGAGGAAACGCTGCGGCGCGCTGCCTCTACAGCCTTCACTCGGCGAAATCTACCGGCATTTCACCGCACGCCGCCTTCAACTCGCCTCAAAGTGGATGATTATCGCGCAGGTACAGGAACTTATCATGGTTAATCCGTATTTGGTGAATATCTGACGACGATCAGGCCGCGACACGAAGACCATCGCGGAGGGTCGACAGGTCGGATGAAGTTGCAGGCGCAAGCCCTGCCCGGAGACGCCGTATGAGCATCGTTGCACCCGTCCTGTTCGCCTTTGTCGGTCTGCTCTCGCTGCTGGTGATCTGGCGCAGCGTTGCTTCGAACCTCGACGCGGTTCTCGAACTCAAGCGTCGGGTCGCGATGCCAGCCTATGGTAGCGAGATCGTGGTGAACTTCCGCGAGCCCGCACTGGATCTCGATGCCGTGTCGAGCGTGCGTCGCCCTCGCCAGTCGCGGCATGCCCTAGCCAAGCCGATCACGCACCGTCTGCACCAGTTCATCAAGCCGCGCTCGGCGGCTTGATGGGCGAAAGCTACTCAAGCTTATGCAAGAGCCTCGCCCTCAATGAGGGCGAAGCTTCATTCAATCCTCTGCCCATGACGGATGTGAGCGAACCGGCTCCCCATCTTGGACGGTCGGGATCAGGTGATCTTGCCACCCCGAAGAAGCCGACAATCACGAATCGGTTGACGGTACGAACAAAACGTGAACATTGTCTCCTCAGAACATTGATAGAACGAATTTGGCTCATCCACAAGCTATCCACAGCTTGTCAGAGGCACGAGCCACAACCGTCGAGGAGACAATGCCATGCTGACCAGTGCGTGCGTCGTTCTTTTCGCGCTCGGCGCGATCACAGCTCTTGCCACTATCATAGTCACACTGCGTGACTATGCGCCGGACGTGGCATGCCTACGGGTACGCCGGCGGGTTGGCGCGCAGCCCCTGCTGGTGAATTGGCAGATCACGGGAATGCCGGCTGCTTCAGCGCCGGCATTGGCGATCAGGGTGTCAGCCCTACGGGCGGATTTTGGAGGACGCCTTCCGGAGCTTGGCTCGCTGAGGCACGCCGCCTGATCCGCAGATAACGCGCAACGCCAAGCGGGATGAGCGCGAGGTAGGCTAGCGTGATCCCTGCCAGGGTCAGCCAAGGC contains:
- the rpsB gene encoding 30S ribosomal protein S2; this translates as MAAPVVTMQQLIEAGSHFGHQTHRWNPRMKPYIFGARNGIHIIDLSQTVPLFARALDFIQSTVQAGGKVLFVGTKRQAQEPIAQAARACGQHFVNHRWLGGMLTNWKTISGSIKRLKSLEEQLSGDTHGLTKKEILQLTRERDKLELSLGGIRDMGGIPDVMFVIDANKEDLAIKEANVLGIPVVAILDTNVNPQGIAFPIPANDDASRAVRLYCDAVAQAATKGHREGVVDSGIDIGALDVPVEETVEA